A region from the Mucilaginibacter sp. CSA2-8R genome encodes:
- a CDS encoding HD domain-containing protein, producing the protein MNKKKIINDPVYGFINIPTDLVFDLMEHPYFQRLRYIKQLGMTHLVYPGALHTRFHHALGAMHLMQLAVKTLCDKGHNITAEEEESVMIAILLHDIGHGPFSHALEKHIVQGIDHEDISTLLMNKLNERFGGFLDMAIEIFNDTYPKKFLYQLVSSQLDMDRLDYLNRDSFYTGVSEGIISSERIIKMLNVVDDAIVVEEKGIYSIEKFLVARRLMYWQVYLHKTVTSGEQMLGKILQRARLLSLQGHELFSTTALKHFLQKNISKEQFINEDHHIETFTCLDDTDIMAAVKVWIGHPDKVLSKLCQSFIQRRLYQVDITNTKPDAVRVDELRQKAMKFYNVSFEDAGYFVFTDVISNNAYKVGDANIKILMKGGAIKDITTASDNSNLEALAKTVEKYIFCYTKDLI; encoded by the coding sequence TTGAACAAGAAAAAAATAATAAACGATCCTGTTTACGGGTTTATTAACATTCCTACCGATTTGGTGTTCGATTTGATGGAGCACCCTTACTTTCAGCGTTTACGGTATATTAAGCAATTAGGCATGACGCACCTGGTTTATCCAGGCGCGCTGCATACCCGTTTCCATCATGCCTTGGGTGCTATGCACCTGATGCAACTGGCGGTCAAAACACTTTGCGATAAAGGCCACAATATTACCGCCGAAGAAGAAGAATCGGTAATGATTGCCATACTGCTGCATGATATTGGCCATGGCCCGTTTTCGCATGCGCTCGAAAAACATATTGTGCAGGGTATTGACCATGAAGATATTTCGACACTGCTCATGAACAAGCTTAATGAGCGCTTTGGCGGTTTTTTAGATATGGCTATTGAGATATTTAATGATACCTATCCTAAAAAATTTCTTTACCAACTGGTATCCAGTCAGCTGGATATGGACCGCCTTGACTACCTGAACCGCGACAGCTTTTATACCGGAGTATCTGAAGGCATAATCAGTTCAGAACGTATTATCAAAATGCTGAACGTAGTAGATGACGCCATTGTGGTGGAAGAAAAAGGTATTTATTCTATCGAAAAATTTTTGGTGGCCCGCCGCCTTATGTACTGGCAGGTGTATTTACACAAAACCGTTACCTCGGGCGAGCAGATGCTGGGCAAAATATTACAGCGCGCCAGATTGCTCTCTTTACAAGGGCATGAATTATTTTCGACAACGGCATTAAAACATTTTCTGCAAAAAAACATCTCAAAAGAACAGTTCATCAACGAAGACCATCATATCGAAACCTTTACCTGCCTTGATGATACAGATATTATGGCAGCGGTTAAAGTGTGGATTGGTCATCCGGACAAAGTTCTTTCTAAATTATGCCAAAGCTTTATTCAGCGCCGCTTGTACCAGGTTGATATTACCAACACCAAACCTGATGCTGTGCGGGTGGATGAATTAAGACAAAAAGCAATGAAATTTTACAACGTTAGTTTCGAAGACGCCGGATACTTCGTATTTACTGATGTGATTAGTAATAATGCCTATAAAGTAGGGGATGCCAACATCAAAATACTGATGAAAGGCGGCGCCATTAAAGATATTACAACTGCAAGTGATAACTCGAATTTGGAAGCTTTAGCTAAAACTGTAGAAAAATATATATTTTGCTATACTAAAGACCTGATATAA
- the fumC gene encoding class II fumarate hydratase, with translation MSFRTEHDTMGAVQVPADKYWGAQTERSRNNFKIGPEASMPKEIIAAFAYLKKAAAYTNTDLGVLPAEKRDLIAQVCDEILAGQLDSEFPLVIWQTGSGTQSNMNVNEVVANRAHVLQGNALGEGKTFVHPNDDVNKSQSSNDTYPTAMHIAAYKILVDVTIPGVEKLRESLKRKSEQFMNVVKIGRTHLMDATPLTLGQEFSGYVSQLDHGLRALRNTLAHLSELALGGTAVGTGINTPKGYDVKVAEYIAQFTGLPFITAENKFEALAAHDAIVETHGALKQIAVSLMKIANDIRMLASGPRSGIGEIHIPDNEPGSSIMPGKVNPTQNEAVTMVAAQVMGNDVAIAIGGSNGHYELNVFKPVMAANFLQSARLIGDACVSFTDHCTEGIEPNYDGIKKHLENSLMLVTALNPHIGYENAAKIAKKALKENKSLREAAIELELLNSEQFDQWVRPEDMIGSLK, from the coding sequence ATGAGTTTCAGAACCGAGCATGACACCATGGGTGCGGTACAAGTACCGGCCGATAAATATTGGGGAGCGCAAACTGAGCGTTCGCGTAACAACTTTAAAATTGGTCCGGAGGCATCAATGCCTAAGGAAATCATTGCGGCTTTTGCCTACCTTAAAAAAGCTGCTGCTTATACCAACACCGATTTAGGCGTATTACCTGCCGAAAAACGCGACCTGATTGCCCAGGTTTGTGACGAAATTTTAGCCGGTCAGTTAGACAGCGAGTTTCCGCTGGTTATCTGGCAAACCGGTTCGGGCACGCAATCAAACATGAACGTGAACGAAGTGGTGGCCAACCGTGCACACGTATTGCAGGGTAATGCTTTAGGCGAGGGTAAAACCTTTGTTCACCCGAATGATGACGTTAATAAATCACAATCATCAAACGATACCTACCCCACGGCGATGCACATTGCGGCCTACAAAATTTTAGTAGACGTAACCATTCCGGGTGTCGAAAAACTGCGCGAATCGCTGAAACGCAAATCAGAGCAGTTTATGAACGTGGTTAAAATTGGTCGTACCCATTTGATGGATGCTACGCCGCTTACCTTAGGCCAGGAGTTTTCGGGTTATGTATCACAGTTAGACCACGGCTTACGCGCATTGCGTAATACACTGGCTCACTTATCAGAGCTGGCTTTAGGCGGTACTGCGGTAGGTACCGGTATCAACACCCCTAAAGGTTATGATGTAAAAGTAGCTGAGTACATTGCACAATTTACCGGCCTGCCATTTATCACTGCCGAAAACAAGTTTGAGGCCCTGGCAGCTCACGATGCCATTGTAGAAACTCACGGTGCTTTAAAACAAATTGCCGTATCGTTGATGAAAATTGCTAACGATATCCGTATGCTGGCTTCTGGTCCGCGTTCGGGCATTGGCGAAATTCATATTCCGGATAACGAACCAGGCTCATCTATTATGCCGGGTAAAGTAAATCCTACCCAAAACGAAGCCGTAACGATGGTTGCCGCCCAGGTAATGGGTAATGATGTAGCTATTGCCATAGGTGGCTCAAATGGCCATTATGAGCTTAACGTATTTAAACCGGTAATGGCGGCTAATTTCCTGCAATCCGCACGTTTAATTGGCGATGCCTGCGTATCATTTACCGACCATTGTACTGAAGGTATTGAGCCTAATTACGATGGTATTAAAAAGCACCTGGAAAACTCTTTGATGCTGGTAACCGCGTTGAACCCACACATTGGTTATGAAAACGCTGCCAAAATTGCTAAAAAAGCGTTGAAGGAAAATAAATCATTGCGCGAGGCCGCCATTGAACTGGAGCTGTTAAACAGCGAACAGTTTGACCAATGGGTACGCCCCGAAGACATGATTGGAAGTTTAAAATAA
- the efp gene encoding elongation factor P encodes MSKASEIKNGNILRFNGDLVQVEEFIHRTPGNLRAFYQARMRNVKSGKLVEYRFRTDEEVTIARVETSDYQYLYEDGNDLVVMDNATYEQFNIPKFLFGNAVKFLKEGVNVIIAFESDEPIMAQAPASVELEITYSEPAVKGDTSTNALKAATVETGAEIRVPLFINEGDKVKVDTATGAYIERVKG; translated from the coding sequence ATGTCTAAAGCATCAGAAATAAAAAACGGGAATATACTTCGCTTTAACGGCGACTTAGTGCAGGTGGAAGAATTTATACACCGTACCCCAGGCAACTTGCGCGCTTTTTACCAGGCACGTATGCGCAACGTAAAAAGCGGCAAACTGGTTGAATATCGTTTCCGTACAGACGAAGAGGTAACTATTGCCCGCGTTGAAACCAGCGATTACCAATATTTGTACGAAGATGGTAATGACCTGGTAGTAATGGATAACGCCACTTACGAGCAATTTAACATACCTAAGTTTTTATTTGGCAATGCCGTTAAATTTTTAAAAGAGGGTGTAAACGTAATTATTGCTTTTGAAAGCGATGAGCCGATTATGGCACAAGCCCCTGCCTCTGTTGAGCTGGAAATTACTTACTCAGAACCTGCCGTTAAAGGCGATACCTCAACCAACGCATTAAAAGCGGCCACTGTTGAAACCGGTGCCGAAATTCGCGTTCCTTTATTTATCAATGAGGGCGATAAAGTGAAAGTAGATACCGCTACCGGTGCTTACATAGAGCGTGTAAAGGGTTAA
- a CDS encoding 5-formyltetrahydrofolate cyclo-ligase, which translates to MTKAEIRKLYIAKRKQLSQAEYDHLNQALLKQFQQLDLSAVKVIHLFLPIHARKEPDTFLIRQWLEVNHPQISRVFPKADFAHHTMQNFADDESLELAINAFGIPEPVTGNLVDPAQIDMILVPLLAFDKQGYRVGYGKGFYDRFINQCRPDVCLIGLSFFGPVDHISDLNPFDRKLNECLTPGQHYQLT; encoded by the coding sequence ATGACAAAAGCCGAAATACGTAAACTATATATTGCCAAACGCAAGCAGTTATCACAGGCGGAATATGACCATTTAAATCAAGCGTTGCTAAAGCAGTTTCAACAACTGGATTTGTCGGCAGTAAAGGTTATCCATTTGTTTTTACCCATTCATGCACGTAAGGAGCCTGATACGTTTTTAATCAGGCAGTGGCTGGAGGTCAATCACCCGCAAATCAGTCGTGTATTTCCTAAAGCTGATTTTGCCCATCACACTATGCAAAATTTTGCGGATGATGAGTCGCTCGAATTAGCTATTAATGCCTTCGGTATACCCGAACCTGTAACCGGAAACCTGGTTGACCCTGCTCAGATTGATATGATACTGGTACCCCTTTTGGCTTTTGATAAGCAAGGCTATCGTGTAGGTTATGGCAAAGGCTTTTATGACCGCTTTATTAATCAATGTAGGCCTGATGTATGCCTGATTGGTCTTTCCTTTTTTGGACCGGTAGATCACATCAGCGATTTAAATCCCTTCGACCGGAAACTAAACGAATGCCTGACGCCGGGTCAGCATTATCAATTGACCTAA
- a CDS encoding fumarate hydratase, with the protein MLKIQSIRRFTSSVPALLLCCWLLSLFSCSPNANVQSPGVAFLQGEWQQHPEAVHRQLVNYTLYQFKFSCDSFFVAMQSFSKINYGADTCMNKGQWTEYAKGHYDQRNDTLHLRGFFCNADYSLKDPGGCFRSGVYEDYFKTVKTSDSTVKFTSTGSILPSNLHLVKRTACVPKPL; encoded by the coding sequence ATGTTAAAAATCCAATCTATTCGGCGTTTTACTTCTTCTGTTCCTGCGCTGCTGCTTTGCTGCTGGCTATTATCTCTGTTTTCGTGCAGCCCTAATGCCAACGTACAAAGCCCGGGCGTTGCCTTTTTACAGGGCGAATGGCAGCAACATCCTGAAGCGGTGCACCGCCAACTGGTCAATTACACCTTGTACCAATTTAAATTTAGCTGCGATTCGTTTTTTGTAGCCATGCAATCATTCAGCAAAATAAACTACGGCGCTGATACCTGCATGAACAAAGGCCAATGGACCGAGTATGCCAAAGGCCACTACGATCAGCGTAACGATACACTGCACCTGCGGGGTTTTTTCTGTAACGCCGATTATAGCCTTAAAGACCCTGGTGGCTGTTTTCGTTCGGGCGTGTACGAAGATTATTTTAAGACCGTTAAAACATCTGATTCTACCGTTAAATTTACCAGTACAGGCAGTATCCTGCCATCCAACCTGCACCTTGTTAAAAGAACTGCTTGTGTTCCCAAACCATTGTAA
- the lpxA gene encoding acyl-ACP--UDP-N-acetylglucosamine O-acyltransferase: MIQPLAYIHPQAKIADNVIIDPFATIHKDVEIGEGTWIGSNVTIMDGARIGKNCRIFPGAVISAIPQDLKFKGESTQAVIGDNTTIRECVTINRGTKDHWKTEIGSNCLIMAYCHVAHDCVIGNNCIFSNNTTIAGHVTVGDFVVLAGMVAIHQFCNIGSHAFVTGGSLVRKDVPPYVKAAREPLSYAGINSVGLRRRGFSEDKINEIQDIYRTLFVKNSNVSKAMGIIEADFRPTEERDEILNFIQSSQRGIMKGFGNN, encoded by the coding sequence ATGATCCAGCCGTTAGCGTATATACATCCGCAAGCTAAAATAGCCGATAATGTTATTATCGATCCCTTTGCTACCATACATAAAGACGTTGAAATAGGAGAGGGTACCTGGATAGGCTCAAACGTTACCATCATGGATGGTGCCCGCATCGGTAAAAACTGCCGTATATTTCCGGGTGCAGTCATCTCTGCTATTCCGCAGGATTTGAAGTTTAAAGGCGAAAGCACACAGGCCGTTATTGGCGACAATACCACCATCCGCGAGTGTGTTACCATTAACCGCGGTACTAAAGACCACTGGAAAACTGAAATTGGCAGCAACTGCCTGATTATGGCCTATTGCCACGTGGCACATGATTGCGTAATTGGCAACAACTGTATTTTTTCTAATAATACCACTATTGCCGGTCACGTAACCGTTGGCGATTTTGTGGTATTGGCGGGTATGGTGGCTATTCACCAATTTTGTAATATCGGTTCACATGCCTTTGTAACAGGCGGCTCACTGGTGCGCAAAGATGTACCACCTTACGTAAAAGCAGCCCGCGAACCACTATCATATGCAGGTATTAACTCGGTAGGTTTACGCCGCCGTGGCTTTAGCGAAGATAAGATTAACGAGATACAGGATATTTACCGTACGTTGTTTGTTAAAAACAGCAATGTAAGTAAAGCCATGGGTATTATCGAAGCTGATTTCCGACCGACAGAAGAGCGTGATGAGATTTTAAATTTCATCCAAAGCTCGCAGCGTGGTATCATGAAAGGGTTTGGTAACAACTAA
- a CDS encoding S1/P1 nuclease, producing the protein MKTTFFKKLILAAAIMYAPLHSMAWGDKGHRIAGQIASSYLTPKARLAIKAILGNESVAMASTWADFIKSDPNYSYLSSWHYVDFDKAYTYPELQTFLRQDTSVDAYTKLNFMAGELKKKNLAQDKKLLYLRMVIHIVEDIHQPMHTAHTDDKGGNDFKVMWFKEESNLHSVWDSKLIEFQNLSFTEYTNAINFTTPAQRTAWQQEPISKWLFDSKELAENIYANTKHDEVLNYRYNFKYVGSLNEQLLKAGVHLAGLLNQIFG; encoded by the coding sequence ATGAAAACTACTTTTTTTAAGAAACTGATTTTGGCGGCTGCCATTATGTATGCACCGTTGCATAGCATGGCTTGGGGCGATAAAGGCCACCGCATTGCCGGCCAGATTGCCTCCAGCTATTTAACACCCAAAGCCCGTTTAGCAATAAAAGCTATTTTGGGTAACGAGTCGGTGGCCATGGCCAGCACCTGGGCCGATTTTATCAAATCAGATCCTAACTACAGCTATTTATCATCATGGCATTATGTTGATTTTGATAAGGCCTATACCTATCCGGAACTGCAAACCTTTTTGAGGCAGGATACCAGCGTAGATGCCTATACCAAACTAAACTTTATGGCAGGCGAGCTTAAAAAGAAAAATCTGGCTCAGGATAAAAAGCTTTTGTACCTGCGCATGGTGATCCATATTGTAGAAGACATTCATCAGCCCATGCATACCGCACATACTGATGATAAGGGCGGTAACGATTTTAAGGTAATGTGGTTTAAAGAAGAAAGCAACCTGCATTCGGTATGGGACAGTAAGCTCATCGAGTTTCAAAACCTCAGCTTTACCGAATATACTAACGCCATTAATTTTACCACACCGGCGCAACGTACCGCCTGGCAGCAGGAACCGATAAGCAAATGGTTATTTGACAGTAAAGAACTGGCCGAAAATATTTATGCCAATACCAAGCACGACGAGGTGTTGAACTACAGGTACAACTTTAAATATGTAGGCTCTCTTAATGAGCAACTGCTAAAAGCAGGCGTACACCTCGCTGGCTTGTTAAACCAGATATTTGGATAG
- a CDS encoding ATP-binding cassette domain-containing protein, producing the protein MSLQIQITLQDAGRRFNRDWIFKGIDYSFLSGNNYAVLGPNGSGKSTLLQLLNGSLSPSAGKVTFTENNQPADVEKVFQHISLAAPYLELIEDFSLTEVIDFHFQFKPYVTGMSRVELIDLLGMKSSRHKMVKYFSSGMKQRLKLALAFCSDTAILMLDEPTSNLDKQGINWYLQLVKQMVGNRLIIVGSNQEHEYSFCTKQLNITDYKS; encoded by the coding sequence ATGAGTTTGCAAATACAAATTACCTTGCAGGATGCCGGCCGTCGCTTTAACCGCGACTGGATATTTAAGGGTATTGATTATTCTTTTTTGTCGGGTAATAATTATGCCGTGCTCGGTCCGAATGGATCTGGCAAATCTACGCTGTTGCAATTGCTCAACGGCAGTTTATCTCCATCAGCAGGTAAAGTAACTTTCACCGAAAATAATCAGCCTGCGGATGTTGAAAAAGTATTTCAGCATATTAGCCTGGCAGCTCCCTATTTAGAACTCATTGAAGATTTTAGCCTGACCGAAGTAATTGATTTTCACTTTCAATTTAAACCGTATGTTACCGGCATGAGTCGTGTTGAACTTATTGACTTGTTGGGAATGAAGAGCAGCAGGCACAAAATGGTTAAATACTTTTCATCGGGCATGAAACAGCGCTTAAAACTTGCTTTAGCGTTTTGCTCAGATACGGCCATCCTAATGCTCGACGAGCCCACCTCAAACCTGGACAAACAAGGCATTAACTGGTATTTGCAACTGGTTAAACAAATGGTCGGTAACCGGTTAATTATTGTTGGCTCTAACCAAGAGCATGAATACAGCTTTTGCACTAAACAGTTAAATATCACCGACTACAAATCTTAA
- a CDS encoding nucleotide pyrophosphohydrolase, with translation MTIKDAQQLVDQWINTTGIRYFNELTNTAILMEEVGEVARIMARQYGEQSFKKSDTEVNLADEMADVLFVLICLANQTGIDLTDALNKNLEKKSIRDANRHRNNEKLK, from the coding sequence ATGACGATTAAAGACGCTCAGCAACTGGTTGATCAGTGGATTAATACGACCGGTATACGCTATTTTAACGAACTGACTAATACAGCCATTTTAATGGAGGAGGTTGGCGAAGTGGCCCGTATCATGGCGCGGCAATATGGCGAACAGTCTTTCAAAAAATCAGATACTGAAGTGAACCTGGCAGATGAAATGGCAGATGTATTGTTTGTACTGATTTGCCTGGCTAACCAAACCGGTATTGATTTAACAGATGCCCTGAACAAAAACTTGGAGAAAAAAAGCATCCGTGATGCCAACCGGCATCGGAATAACGAGAAGTTGAAGTAA
- the lpxD gene encoding UDP-3-O-(3-hydroxymyristoyl)glucosamine N-acyltransferase, translated as MQFTAQEIGLMLNGTVEGNPEVIVNTLAKIEEAREGALSFLANPKYEQFLYSTQASVVIVNELLTITEPVTATLIRVKDAYHSFSILLEKYNTLKLNKTGIEQPSYIDAAASVGHNNYIGAFAYLGNKAKTGNNCKIYPNCYVGDNVTLGDNVTLFAGVKIYADCVIGNNVVIHAGAVIGSDGFGFAPTSSGTYSKVSQIGNVVIEDDVEVGANTTIDRATMGSTVIHKGVKLDNLIQIAHNAEIGSHTVIAAQTGISGSTKIGERVIMGGQVGVAGHITIAKGSQIQAQSGINRSIVEEGKKWGGMIVQPYQGFLRSQLIVHQLPELKRQIEDLEKTIAELRNKQEIIH; from the coding sequence ATGCAATTTACTGCTCAGGAAATAGGTTTGATGCTGAACGGAACCGTTGAGGGTAACCCTGAGGTTATTGTCAATACGCTGGCCAAAATTGAAGAAGCCCGGGAGGGTGCGCTGTCATTTTTGGCTAACCCCAAATACGAGCAGTTCTTATATAGCACCCAAGCTTCGGTAGTTATTGTGAATGAATTACTTACAATAACAGAACCTGTTACTGCTACGTTAATCCGTGTTAAGGATGCTTACCATTCATTTTCCATCCTTCTGGAAAAATATAATACCCTTAAGCTTAATAAAACGGGCATCGAGCAACCCAGCTATATTGATGCTGCCGCTTCGGTTGGCCATAATAATTACATTGGGGCTTTTGCTTATCTTGGTAATAAGGCCAAAACGGGCAATAACTGCAAAATTTATCCCAATTGTTATGTTGGCGATAACGTAACTTTAGGTGATAATGTAACCCTTTTTGCAGGCGTAAAAATTTATGCTGATTGTGTAATAGGTAACAATGTAGTAATACATGCGGGTGCCGTAATAGGCAGCGACGGGTTTGGATTTGCCCCAACATCATCAGGTACTTACAGCAAAGTAAGCCAGATTGGTAATGTAGTGATTGAAGATGATGTGGAAGTTGGCGCCAATACCACTATTGACCGTGCTACCATGGGGTCGACCGTAATACATAAAGGGGTAAAGCTTGATAATCTTATACAAATAGCGCACAATGCCGAGATTGGCAGCCATACTGTAATTGCTGCACAAACAGGAATATCAGGCAGTACCAAAATTGGCGAGCGCGTTATTATGGGCGGCCAGGTAGGCGTTGCAGGGCACATTACTATTGCAAAAGGATCGCAAATACAAGCACAAAGCGGAATAAACCGCAGTATTGTTGAAGAAGGAAAGAAATGGGGGGGCATGATTGTGCAGCCCTATCAAGGCTTTTTACGTTCGCAGTTAATTGTACACCAGTTGCCCGAGCTTAAAAGACAAATAGAAGATTTAGAAAAAACCATTGCTGAGCTGCGTAACAAGCAAGAAATCATTCACTGA
- a CDS encoding low molecular weight protein-tyrosine-phosphatase produces the protein MKILMVCLGNICRSPLAEGVMQHLADEHHLDWTVDSAGTGSWHVGEGPDRRSVRTAQRFGVNISRQVCRQFKVADFDRFDLILVMDRNNLSDVLSLARNEQDAAKVRLLLNDKEVPDPYYDNNQFEPVYRLIEGGCKDLIREYAHLQID, from the coding sequence ATGAAAATCCTCATGGTTTGTCTGGGCAATATTTGCCGTTCGCCGCTGGCGGAAGGTGTAATGCAGCACCTGGCTGATGAACATCATTTAGACTGGACCGTTGACTCGGCAGGTACAGGCAGCTGGCACGTGGGAGAGGGGCCTGACAGGCGCTCTGTACGCACAGCACAACGTTTTGGTGTCAACATTAGCCGGCAGGTATGCCGTCAGTTTAAAGTGGCTGATTTTGACCGTTTCGACCTGATTTTAGTAATGGATCGTAATAACCTTTCGGATGTACTATCATTAGCCCGCAATGAGCAGGATGCAGCCAAAGTAAGGTTATTGCTAAATGATAAAGAAGTGCCCGACCCTTATTATGACAACAACCAGTTTGAACCGGTTTACCGCTTAATTGAGGGCGGCTGTAAAGACCTCATCAGAGAGTATGCCCACTTGCAGATTGATTGA
- a CDS encoding bifunctional UDP-3-O-[3-hydroxymyristoyl] N-acetylglucosamine deacetylase/3-hydroxyacyl-ACP dehydratase has protein sequence MNVKQRTIKAPVAVSGTGLHTGQSVTMIFNPAPENHGFKFRRVDLPDAPIIDADVDNVTDTSRGTTLTQNGASVSTVEHVLAALVGLELDNVLIDLNGPETPIMDGSSMPFVSAIAEAGWKEQDADREYYHIPYNIHYSETDRKVEMVAMPLDDDYRFTCMVDYNSPVLGTQHATISSISEFKKEVASSRTFCFLHELEMLLKHNLIKGGDINNAIVVVDKHVDEQELQHLAKLFNREDIDVAPQGILNNIELRHQNEPARHKLLDMIGDLALVGVPLRGHIMAARPGHAANVAFAKKIKALIKKERSRKHVKVYNPNAKPVYDTVQIMNILPHRPPMLLVDKILELTKTHVVGLKAVTMNEPFFVGHFPGAPVMPGVLQIEAMAQTGGILVLNTVPDPENWLTLFLKIENARFKDKVLPGDTLIFRCDLIAPIRRGIAQMKGIGMVGEKIVVEAELMAQIVKYK, from the coding sequence ATGAACGTAAAGCAAAGAACTATTAAGGCCCCTGTCGCCGTATCTGGAACCGGACTGCATACCGGCCAAAGTGTAACCATGATTTTCAATCCTGCGCCCGAAAATCATGGTTTTAAATTCAGAAGGGTTGACCTGCCTGATGCACCGATCATTGATGCCGATGTGGACAATGTAACTGATACCTCAAGAGGTACTACCTTAACACAAAACGGTGCCAGCGTAAGCACAGTTGAGCATGTACTGGCCGCGTTGGTTGGTTTAGAGCTGGATAACGTACTAATAGATCTTAATGGCCCCGAAACTCCGATTATGGATGGCAGTTCGATGCCGTTTGTATCGGCCATTGCCGAAGCCGGCTGGAAAGAGCAGGATGCCGACCGCGAATATTATCATATCCCTTATAACATACATTACTCTGAGACCGACCGTAAGGTAGAAATGGTTGCCATGCCGTTGGATGACGACTACCGCTTTACCTGTATGGTTGATTATAATTCGCCTGTATTAGGTACTCAGCATGCTACTATTTCTTCAATCTCCGAGTTTAAGAAAGAGGTGGCCAGCAGTCGTACTTTCTGTTTTTTACATGAGCTGGAGATGTTGCTGAAACATAACCTGATTAAAGGCGGCGACATCAACAATGCAATTGTAGTGGTTGATAAACATGTGGACGAACAGGAGCTGCAGCATTTGGCTAAACTGTTTAACCGTGAAGATATTGATGTTGCCCCTCAAGGTATATTAAACAACATTGAACTGCGCCACCAAAATGAGCCTGCACGCCATAAACTGCTGGACATGATTGGCGATTTAGCACTGGTTGGCGTACCACTGCGCGGCCACATTATGGCTGCCCGTCCGGGCCACGCAGCTAACGTAGCATTTGCAAAAAAAATAAAAGCATTAATAAAAAAAGAACGCAGCCGTAAGCACGTTAAAGTTTACAACCCTAATGCTAAACCGGTATACGATACCGTGCAGATTATGAACATTCTGCCGCATCGTCCGCCAATGCTGTTGGTTGATAAAATTTTAGAGCTTACTAAAACACATGTGGTGGGCTTAAAGGCTGTAACCATGAATGAGCCATTTTTTGTGGGTCACTTTCCGGGAGCACCAGTAATGCCGGGTGTTCTTCAAATCGAAGCTATGGCGCAAACCGGCGGTATATTAGTGTTAAATACAGTGCCCGACCCGGAAAACTGGCTTACGCTGTTCCTGAAAATAGAAAATGCCCGCTTTAAAGATAAAGTACTACCAGGAGATACCCTGATATTTAGATGTGATCTGATTGCGCCTATTCGTCGTGGCATTGCGCAGATGAAAGGCATAGGGATGGTTGGTGAGAAAATTGTGGTTGAAGCCGAACTAATGGCGCAAATTGTAAAATACAAGTAA